Proteins encoded in a region of the Zea mays cultivar B73 chromosome 4, Zm-B73-REFERENCE-NAM-5.0, whole genome shotgun sequence genome:
- the LOC103653882 gene encoding uncharacterized protein isoform X1 yields MNSTRRASKAAKSTINYHRFSLDEHHLFEPDALITKERDANHQSRQSSQSCRTYAYRRLTTPQFVSALSGIWNLVGQPESSGTAQRSSIHGISSREDPVCFSRDQQGNILTPCCVENSSGLRSQYCFSTPKEIYEDLIYVKKKMLTLTPFNNIVGASSTWMHMHSTNKVEGAHYLQFGTIYSVQAEKMEKIETSQNSKRSMCEETCASSNNMDIRDNSYSNQTRHMPNELFTISNEEASSTHDCESSRHNTECNLEKNQEDSNFLACPVHEMEIAKEVRIMPGSQVFSKACTDAQLDKSKHMSCLVGDAVVLNSANADESACREDVCLQLSLDKCSQELQPTFQHRFDGAVTINRHAVAGALAGTAVSVSLHPIDTVKTIIQANSYGQSSVYHTLRRTLIERGVLGLYGGLASKLACSAPISAIYTLTYETVKGALLPVFPKEYHSIAHCAAGGCSSIATSFVFTPSECIKQQMQVGSHYQNCWNALVGCLKKGGIASLYTGWGAVLCRNIPHSIVKFYAYESLKQSLLKSAPDRAKLNSGQTLLCGGFAGSTAALCTTPFDVIKTRVQLQALSPVCKYDGVVHALKEIFRHEGLCGLYRGLTPRLAMYMSQGAIFFTSYEFLSTLMFPEPEQEVHARSV; encoded by the exons ATGAACTCAACACGCCGAGCTTCAAAAGCGGCAAAGTCAACAATCAATTACCACAGGTTTTCATTAGATGAGCACCACTTATTTGAGCCAGATGCTTTGATTACCAAGGAGCGAGATGCCAATCATCAATCAAGGCAAAGTTCTCAATCTTGCAGAACATATGCATACAGAAGATTGACCACTCCCCAGTTTGTATCTGCATTGTCTGGAATCTGGAATCTTGTTGGCCAGCCTGAATCATCTGGCACAGCTCAAAGATCTAGTATTCATGGGATTTCGAGTAGGGAAGACCCTGTGTGCTTTAGCAGGGACCAACAAGGAAATATACTGACACCTTGCTGTGTGGAAAACTCTAGTGGTCTGAGATCTCAATACTGTTTCTCTACACCAAAAGAAATTTATGAGGATCTTATTTACGTAAAGAAGAAGATGTTAACGCTGACACCATTCAATAACATTGTTGGTGCATCATCCACATGGATGCATATGCATTCCACAAATAAGGTTGAAGGTGCGCATTATTTGCAATTTGGAACTATATACTCTGTGCAAGCTGAAAAGATGGAAAAAATCGAGACTTCTcagaatagcaaaagaagcatgtgTGAGGAAACTTGTGCTAGTTCCAACAATATGGATATTAGGGACAATAGCTATTCAAATCAAACAAGACACATGCCTAACGAGCTATTTACTATCTCAAATGAAGAAGCTAGCAGTACACATGATTGTGAAAGTTCTCGGCACAATACTGAATGCAATCTAGAAAAAAATCAAGAAGATTCTAATTTTTTAGCTTGCCCAGTACATGAAATGGAAATTGCCAAAGAGGTGAGGATAATGCCAGGGAGTCAGGTTTTCAGTAAGGCGTGCACAGATGCTCAGCTTGACAAATCAAAGCACATGTCTTGTCTGGTGGGTGATGCTGTTGTTCTTAATTCAGCAAATGCAGATGAAAGTGCTTGTAGGGAGGACGTGTGTCTGCAGCTTTCTCTAGAcaagtgttcacaagagctccaaCCAACTTTTCAGCATCGATTTGATGGTGCTGTTACCATAAACAGGCATGCTGTGGCAGGAGCATTAGCTGGGACAGCAGTCAGTGTTTCTTTGCATCCAATTGATACTGTGAAAACGATAATTCAGGCTAACAGTTATGGACAGAGTTCAGTCTACCATACACTAAGGCGCACCCTTATTGAGAGAG GTGTTCTGGGGTTATATGGAGGACTTGCTAGCAAACTTGCTTGTTCTGCACCAATTTCTGCAATTTATACCTTAACTTATGAAACAGTGAAGGGGGCTCTTCTGCCTGTTTTTCCAAAG GAATATCATTCAATTGCGCATTGTGCTGCTGGTGGCTGCTCTAGTATTGCAACATCCTTTGTTTTTACACCCAGTGAATGCATAAAACAACAAATGCAAGTGGGTTCCCATTATCAGAACTGCTG GAATGCTTTAGTAGGATGCCTCAAAAAGGGTGGCATTGCTTCATTATATACTGGATGGGGTGCTGTCCTTTGCAGAAATATCCCACATTCCATAGTGAAG TTCTATGCTTATGAGAGTCTGAAGCAGTCTCTGTTGAAATCAGCACCTGATAGGGCCAAACTCAATTCTGGCCAAACG CTTTTATGTGGAGGTTTTGCTGGGTCAACTGCTGCTCTCTGTACAACACCGTTTGATGTTATCAAGACACGAGTGCAATTACAG GCACTCAGCCCTGTTTGCAAGTATGATGGGGTGGTTCATGCACTAAAAGAAATTTTTCGGCATGAAGGCTTGTGTGGTCTTTACAG GGGTTTGACTCCAAGGCTGGCTATGTATATGTCTCAAGGTGCTATATTCTTTACGTCCTATGAGTTTCTCAGTACATTAATGTTTCCTGAACCCGAACAAGAGGTTCATGCGAGGAGCGTTTGA
- the LOC103653882 gene encoding uncharacterized protein isoform X2 has product MNSTRRASKAAKSTINYHRFSLDEHHLFEPDALITKERDANHQSRQSSQSCRTYAYRRLTTPQFVSALSGIWNLVGQPESSGTAQRSSIHGISSREDPVCFSRDQQGNILTPCCVENSSGLRSQYCFSTPKEIYEDLIYVKKKMLTLTPFNNIVGASSTWMHMHSTNKVEGAHYLQFGTIYSVQAEKMEKIETSQNSKRSMCEETCASSNNMDIRDNSYSNQTRHMPNELFTISNEEASSTHDCESSRHNTECNLEKNQEDSNFLACPVHEMEIAKEVRIMPGSQVFSKACTDAQLDKSKHMSCLVGDAVVLNSANADESACREDVCLQLSLDKCSQELQPTFQHRFDGAVTINRHAVAGALAGTAVSVSLHPIDTVKTIIQANSYGQSSVYHTLRRTLIERGVLGLYGGLASKLACSAPISAIYTLTYETVKGALLPVFPKEYHSIAHCAAGGCSSIATSFVFTPSECIKQQMQVGSHYQNCWNALVGCLKKGGIASLYTGWGAVLCRNIPHSIVKFYAYESLKQSLLKSAPDRAKLNSGQTVQHCDFSYTSRIHISQCSYSKPIPYISHLIVQVLSFYVEVLLGQLLLSVQHRLMLSRHECNYRHSALFASMMGWFMH; this is encoded by the exons ATGAACTCAACACGCCGAGCTTCAAAAGCGGCAAAGTCAACAATCAATTACCACAGGTTTTCATTAGATGAGCACCACTTATTTGAGCCAGATGCTTTGATTACCAAGGAGCGAGATGCCAATCATCAATCAAGGCAAAGTTCTCAATCTTGCAGAACATATGCATACAGAAGATTGACCACTCCCCAGTTTGTATCTGCATTGTCTGGAATCTGGAATCTTGTTGGCCAGCCTGAATCATCTGGCACAGCTCAAAGATCTAGTATTCATGGGATTTCGAGTAGGGAAGACCCTGTGTGCTTTAGCAGGGACCAACAAGGAAATATACTGACACCTTGCTGTGTGGAAAACTCTAGTGGTCTGAGATCTCAATACTGTTTCTCTACACCAAAAGAAATTTATGAGGATCTTATTTACGTAAAGAAGAAGATGTTAACGCTGACACCATTCAATAACATTGTTGGTGCATCATCCACATGGATGCATATGCATTCCACAAATAAGGTTGAAGGTGCGCATTATTTGCAATTTGGAACTATATACTCTGTGCAAGCTGAAAAGATGGAAAAAATCGAGACTTCTcagaatagcaaaagaagcatgtgTGAGGAAACTTGTGCTAGTTCCAACAATATGGATATTAGGGACAATAGCTATTCAAATCAAACAAGACACATGCCTAACGAGCTATTTACTATCTCAAATGAAGAAGCTAGCAGTACACATGATTGTGAAAGTTCTCGGCACAATACTGAATGCAATCTAGAAAAAAATCAAGAAGATTCTAATTTTTTAGCTTGCCCAGTACATGAAATGGAAATTGCCAAAGAGGTGAGGATAATGCCAGGGAGTCAGGTTTTCAGTAAGGCGTGCACAGATGCTCAGCTTGACAAATCAAAGCACATGTCTTGTCTGGTGGGTGATGCTGTTGTTCTTAATTCAGCAAATGCAGATGAAAGTGCTTGTAGGGAGGACGTGTGTCTGCAGCTTTCTCTAGAcaagtgttcacaagagctccaaCCAACTTTTCAGCATCGATTTGATGGTGCTGTTACCATAAACAGGCATGCTGTGGCAGGAGCATTAGCTGGGACAGCAGTCAGTGTTTCTTTGCATCCAATTGATACTGTGAAAACGATAATTCAGGCTAACAGTTATGGACAGAGTTCAGTCTACCATACACTAAGGCGCACCCTTATTGAGAGAG GTGTTCTGGGGTTATATGGAGGACTTGCTAGCAAACTTGCTTGTTCTGCACCAATTTCTGCAATTTATACCTTAACTTATGAAACAGTGAAGGGGGCTCTTCTGCCTGTTTTTCCAAAG GAATATCATTCAATTGCGCATTGTGCTGCTGGTGGCTGCTCTAGTATTGCAACATCCTTTGTTTTTACACCCAGTGAATGCATAAAACAACAAATGCAAGTGGGTTCCCATTATCAGAACTGCTG GAATGCTTTAGTAGGATGCCTCAAAAAGGGTGGCATTGCTTCATTATATACTGGATGGGGTGCTGTCCTTTGCAGAAATATCCCACATTCCATAGTGAAG TTCTATGCTTATGAGAGTCTGAAGCAGTCTCTGTTGAAATCAGCACCTGATAGGGCCAAACTCAATTCTGGCCAAACG GTGCAGCATTGTGATTTTTCATACACATCTAGAATCCATATCAGCCAATGCAGCTACTCAAAGCCCATACCTTACATCAGTCACTTGATTGTGCAAGTTCTAAG CTTTTATGTGGAGGTTTTGCTGGGTCAACTGCTGCTCTCTGTACAACACCGTTTGATGTTATCAAGACACGAGTGCAATTACAG GCACTCAGCCCTGTTTGCAAGTATGATGGGGTGGTTCATGCACTAA
- the LOC103653882 gene encoding uncharacterized protein isoform X3 yields the protein MNSTRRASKAAKSTINYHRFSLDEHHLFEPDALITKERDANHQSRQSSQSCRTYAYRRLTTPQFVSALSGIWNLVGQPESSGTAQRSSIHGISSREDPVCFSRDQQGNILTPCCVENSSGLRSQYCFSTPKEIYEDLIYVKKKMLTLTPFNNIVGASSTWMHMHSTNKVEGAHYLQFGTIYSVQAEKMEKIETSQNSKRSMCEETCASSNNMDIRDNSYSNQTRHMPNELFTISNEEASSTHDCESSRHNTECNLEKNQEDSNFLACPVHEMEIAKEVRIMPGSQVFSKACTDAQLDKSKHMSCLVGDAVVLNSANADESACREDVCLQLSLDKCSQELQPTFQHRFDGAVTINRHAVAGALAGTAVSVSLHPIDTVKTIIQANSYGQSSVYHTLRRTLIERGVLGLYGGLASKLACSAPISAIYTLTYETVKGALLPVFPKEYHSIAHCAAGGCSSIATSFVFTPSECIKQQMQVGSHYQNCWNALVGCLKKGGIASLYTGWGAVLCRNIPHSIVKLLCGGFAGSTAALCTTPFDVIKTRVQLQALSPVCKYDGVVHALKEIFRHEGLCGLYRGLTPRLAMYMSQGAIFFTSYEFLSTLMFPEPEQEVHARSV from the exons ATGAACTCAACACGCCGAGCTTCAAAAGCGGCAAAGTCAACAATCAATTACCACAGGTTTTCATTAGATGAGCACCACTTATTTGAGCCAGATGCTTTGATTACCAAGGAGCGAGATGCCAATCATCAATCAAGGCAAAGTTCTCAATCTTGCAGAACATATGCATACAGAAGATTGACCACTCCCCAGTTTGTATCTGCATTGTCTGGAATCTGGAATCTTGTTGGCCAGCCTGAATCATCTGGCACAGCTCAAAGATCTAGTATTCATGGGATTTCGAGTAGGGAAGACCCTGTGTGCTTTAGCAGGGACCAACAAGGAAATATACTGACACCTTGCTGTGTGGAAAACTCTAGTGGTCTGAGATCTCAATACTGTTTCTCTACACCAAAAGAAATTTATGAGGATCTTATTTACGTAAAGAAGAAGATGTTAACGCTGACACCATTCAATAACATTGTTGGTGCATCATCCACATGGATGCATATGCATTCCACAAATAAGGTTGAAGGTGCGCATTATTTGCAATTTGGAACTATATACTCTGTGCAAGCTGAAAAGATGGAAAAAATCGAGACTTCTcagaatagcaaaagaagcatgtgTGAGGAAACTTGTGCTAGTTCCAACAATATGGATATTAGGGACAATAGCTATTCAAATCAAACAAGACACATGCCTAACGAGCTATTTACTATCTCAAATGAAGAAGCTAGCAGTACACATGATTGTGAAAGTTCTCGGCACAATACTGAATGCAATCTAGAAAAAAATCAAGAAGATTCTAATTTTTTAGCTTGCCCAGTACATGAAATGGAAATTGCCAAAGAGGTGAGGATAATGCCAGGGAGTCAGGTTTTCAGTAAGGCGTGCACAGATGCTCAGCTTGACAAATCAAAGCACATGTCTTGTCTGGTGGGTGATGCTGTTGTTCTTAATTCAGCAAATGCAGATGAAAGTGCTTGTAGGGAGGACGTGTGTCTGCAGCTTTCTCTAGAcaagtgttcacaagagctccaaCCAACTTTTCAGCATCGATTTGATGGTGCTGTTACCATAAACAGGCATGCTGTGGCAGGAGCATTAGCTGGGACAGCAGTCAGTGTTTCTTTGCATCCAATTGATACTGTGAAAACGATAATTCAGGCTAACAGTTATGGACAGAGTTCAGTCTACCATACACTAAGGCGCACCCTTATTGAGAGAG GTGTTCTGGGGTTATATGGAGGACTTGCTAGCAAACTTGCTTGTTCTGCACCAATTTCTGCAATTTATACCTTAACTTATGAAACAGTGAAGGGGGCTCTTCTGCCTGTTTTTCCAAAG GAATATCATTCAATTGCGCATTGTGCTGCTGGTGGCTGCTCTAGTATTGCAACATCCTTTGTTTTTACACCCAGTGAATGCATAAAACAACAAATGCAAGTGGGTTCCCATTATCAGAACTGCTG GAATGCTTTAGTAGGATGCCTCAAAAAGGGTGGCATTGCTTCATTATATACTGGATGGGGTGCTGTCCTTTGCAGAAATATCCCACATTCCATAGTGAAG CTTTTATGTGGAGGTTTTGCTGGGTCAACTGCTGCTCTCTGTACAACACCGTTTGATGTTATCAAGACACGAGTGCAATTACAG GCACTCAGCCCTGTTTGCAAGTATGATGGGGTGGTTCATGCACTAAAAGAAATTTTTCGGCATGAAGGCTTGTGTGGTCTTTACAG GGGTTTGACTCCAAGGCTGGCTATGTATATGTCTCAAGGTGCTATATTCTTTACGTCCTATGAGTTTCTCAGTACATTAATGTTTCCTGAACCCGAACAAGAGGTTCATGCGAGGAGCGTTTGA
- the LOC103653882 gene encoding uncharacterized protein isoform X4, producing MNSTRRASKAAKSTINYHRFSLDEHHLFEPDALITKERDANHQSRQSSQSCRTYAYRRLTTPQFVSALSGIWNLVGQPESSGTAQRSSIHGISSREDPVCFSRDQQGNILTPCCVENSSGLRSQYCFSTPKEIYEDLIYVKKKMLTLTPFNNIVGASSTWMHMHSTNKVEGAHYLQFGTIYSVQAEKMEKIETSQNSKRSMCEETCASSNNMDIRDNSYSNQTRHMPNELFTISNEEASSTHDCESSRHNTECNLEKNQEDSNFLACPVHEMEIAKEVRIMPGSQVFSKACTDAQLDKSKHMSCLVGDAVVLNSANADESACREDVCLQLSLDKCSQELQPTFQHRFDGAVTINRHAVAGALAGTAVSVSLHPIDTVKTIIQANSYGQSSVYHTLRRTLIERGVLGLYGGLASKLACSAPISAIYTLTYETVKGALLPVFPKEYHSIAHCAAGGCSSIATSFVFTPSECIKQQMQVGSHYQNCCFYVEVLLGQLLLSVQHRLMLSRHECNYRHSALFASMMGWFMH from the exons ATGAACTCAACACGCCGAGCTTCAAAAGCGGCAAAGTCAACAATCAATTACCACAGGTTTTCATTAGATGAGCACCACTTATTTGAGCCAGATGCTTTGATTACCAAGGAGCGAGATGCCAATCATCAATCAAGGCAAAGTTCTCAATCTTGCAGAACATATGCATACAGAAGATTGACCACTCCCCAGTTTGTATCTGCATTGTCTGGAATCTGGAATCTTGTTGGCCAGCCTGAATCATCTGGCACAGCTCAAAGATCTAGTATTCATGGGATTTCGAGTAGGGAAGACCCTGTGTGCTTTAGCAGGGACCAACAAGGAAATATACTGACACCTTGCTGTGTGGAAAACTCTAGTGGTCTGAGATCTCAATACTGTTTCTCTACACCAAAAGAAATTTATGAGGATCTTATTTACGTAAAGAAGAAGATGTTAACGCTGACACCATTCAATAACATTGTTGGTGCATCATCCACATGGATGCATATGCATTCCACAAATAAGGTTGAAGGTGCGCATTATTTGCAATTTGGAACTATATACTCTGTGCAAGCTGAAAAGATGGAAAAAATCGAGACTTCTcagaatagcaaaagaagcatgtgTGAGGAAACTTGTGCTAGTTCCAACAATATGGATATTAGGGACAATAGCTATTCAAATCAAACAAGACACATGCCTAACGAGCTATTTACTATCTCAAATGAAGAAGCTAGCAGTACACATGATTGTGAAAGTTCTCGGCACAATACTGAATGCAATCTAGAAAAAAATCAAGAAGATTCTAATTTTTTAGCTTGCCCAGTACATGAAATGGAAATTGCCAAAGAGGTGAGGATAATGCCAGGGAGTCAGGTTTTCAGTAAGGCGTGCACAGATGCTCAGCTTGACAAATCAAAGCACATGTCTTGTCTGGTGGGTGATGCTGTTGTTCTTAATTCAGCAAATGCAGATGAAAGTGCTTGTAGGGAGGACGTGTGTCTGCAGCTTTCTCTAGAcaagtgttcacaagagctccaaCCAACTTTTCAGCATCGATTTGATGGTGCTGTTACCATAAACAGGCATGCTGTGGCAGGAGCATTAGCTGGGACAGCAGTCAGTGTTTCTTTGCATCCAATTGATACTGTGAAAACGATAATTCAGGCTAACAGTTATGGACAGAGTTCAGTCTACCATACACTAAGGCGCACCCTTATTGAGAGAG GTGTTCTGGGGTTATATGGAGGACTTGCTAGCAAACTTGCTTGTTCTGCACCAATTTCTGCAATTTATACCTTAACTTATGAAACAGTGAAGGGGGCTCTTCTGCCTGTTTTTCCAAAG GAATATCATTCAATTGCGCATTGTGCTGCTGGTGGCTGCTCTAGTATTGCAACATCCTTTGTTTTTACACCCAGTGAATGCATAAAACAACAAATGCAAGTGGGTTCCCATTATCAGAACTGCTG CTTTTATGTGGAGGTTTTGCTGGGTCAACTGCTGCTCTCTGTACAACACCGTTTGATGTTATCAAGACACGAGTGCAATTACAG GCACTCAGCCCTGTTTGCAAGTATGATGGGGTGGTTCATGCACTAA
- the LOC103653882 gene encoding uncharacterized protein isoform X5 gives MNSTRRASKAAKSTINYHRFSLDEHHLFEPDALITKERDANHQSRQSSQSCRTYAYRRLTTPQFVSALSGIWNLVGQPESSGTAQRSSIHGISSREDPVCFSRDQQGNILTPCCVENSSGLRSQYCFSTPKEIYEDLIYVKKKMLTLTPFNNIVGASSTWMHMHSTNKVEGAHYLQFGTIYSVQAEKMEKIETSQNSKRSMCEETCASSNNMDIRDNSYSNQTRHMPNELFTISNEEASSTHDCESSRHNTECNLEKNQEDSNFLACPVHEMEIAKEVRIMPGSQVFSKACTDAQLDKSKHMSCLVGDAVVLNSANADESACREDVCLQLSLDKCSQELQPTFQHRFDGAVTINRHAVAGALAGTAVSVSLHPIDTVKTIIQANSYGQSSVYHTLRRTLIERGVLGLYGGLASKLACSAPISAIYTLTYETVKGALLPVFPKEYHSIAHCAAGGCSSIATSFVFTPSECIKQQMQECFSRMPQKGWHCFIIYWMGCCPLQKYPTFHSEAFMWRFCWVNCCSLYNTV, from the exons ATGAACTCAACACGCCGAGCTTCAAAAGCGGCAAAGTCAACAATCAATTACCACAGGTTTTCATTAGATGAGCACCACTTATTTGAGCCAGATGCTTTGATTACCAAGGAGCGAGATGCCAATCATCAATCAAGGCAAAGTTCTCAATCTTGCAGAACATATGCATACAGAAGATTGACCACTCCCCAGTTTGTATCTGCATTGTCTGGAATCTGGAATCTTGTTGGCCAGCCTGAATCATCTGGCACAGCTCAAAGATCTAGTATTCATGGGATTTCGAGTAGGGAAGACCCTGTGTGCTTTAGCAGGGACCAACAAGGAAATATACTGACACCTTGCTGTGTGGAAAACTCTAGTGGTCTGAGATCTCAATACTGTTTCTCTACACCAAAAGAAATTTATGAGGATCTTATTTACGTAAAGAAGAAGATGTTAACGCTGACACCATTCAATAACATTGTTGGTGCATCATCCACATGGATGCATATGCATTCCACAAATAAGGTTGAAGGTGCGCATTATTTGCAATTTGGAACTATATACTCTGTGCAAGCTGAAAAGATGGAAAAAATCGAGACTTCTcagaatagcaaaagaagcatgtgTGAGGAAACTTGTGCTAGTTCCAACAATATGGATATTAGGGACAATAGCTATTCAAATCAAACAAGACACATGCCTAACGAGCTATTTACTATCTCAAATGAAGAAGCTAGCAGTACACATGATTGTGAAAGTTCTCGGCACAATACTGAATGCAATCTAGAAAAAAATCAAGAAGATTCTAATTTTTTAGCTTGCCCAGTACATGAAATGGAAATTGCCAAAGAGGTGAGGATAATGCCAGGGAGTCAGGTTTTCAGTAAGGCGTGCACAGATGCTCAGCTTGACAAATCAAAGCACATGTCTTGTCTGGTGGGTGATGCTGTTGTTCTTAATTCAGCAAATGCAGATGAAAGTGCTTGTAGGGAGGACGTGTGTCTGCAGCTTTCTCTAGAcaagtgttcacaagagctccaaCCAACTTTTCAGCATCGATTTGATGGTGCTGTTACCATAAACAGGCATGCTGTGGCAGGAGCATTAGCTGGGACAGCAGTCAGTGTTTCTTTGCATCCAATTGATACTGTGAAAACGATAATTCAGGCTAACAGTTATGGACAGAGTTCAGTCTACCATACACTAAGGCGCACCCTTATTGAGAGAG GTGTTCTGGGGTTATATGGAGGACTTGCTAGCAAACTTGCTTGTTCTGCACCAATTTCTGCAATTTATACCTTAACTTATGAAACAGTGAAGGGGGCTCTTCTGCCTGTTTTTCCAAAG GAATATCATTCAATTGCGCATTGTGCTGCTGGTGGCTGCTCTAGTATTGCAACATCCTTTGTTTTTACACCCAGTGAATGCATAAAACAACAAATGCAA GAATGCTTTAGTAGGATGCCTCAAAAAGGGTGGCATTGCTTCATTATATACTGGATGGGGTGCTGTCCTTTGCAGAAATATCCCACATTCCATAGTGAAG CTTTTATGTGGAGGTTTTGCTGGGTCAACTGCTGCTCTCTGTACAACACCGTTTGA